Proteins from a single region of Paenibacillus sp. BIHB 4019:
- a CDS encoding ammonium transporter, whose translation MELSELSRGLDTIWVVLTAAMILLMEGGFALLEAGFVRQKNAVSIIMKVFVDIAFGALVFYFFGFAIMYGKDVGGLLGTSGFLLSGDLSHIVLNISHETYWLFQCAFVIAVISIVSGAVAERIHFRAYILLTIAMTGLIYPLAGHWVWSTGGWLGKLGMIDFAGSAVIHALGGFAALAAAIFVGPRIGKFSPDGKVNIVSPSNLPLASVGAFILWFGWFGFNAGSTLSATNTSIGHIAVTTMLSAAAGGATCILFTMFRYKKADPPMVINGSLAGLVGITAGCAFVSDGAAIFIGALCGIMMVLATEYMESKKIDDPVGAFAVHGISGSIGTLALGLFAKPELASEVGQGYYGLFYGGGLHLLGVQALGLITVSAWGFALTWVVLWLIRKIMPVRVSKDEELIGLDVGIHGVPAYSYDTDFLDVDHLKSGNS comes from the coding sequence ATGGAGTTGTCAGAACTGTCGAGAGGTCTCGATACAATCTGGGTTGTCTTGACAGCGGCTATGATTTTGCTGATGGAGGGCGGCTTTGCGCTGCTGGAGGCAGGTTTCGTCCGCCAGAAAAATGCCGTCAGCATCATTATGAAAGTGTTCGTTGATATTGCATTCGGAGCTCTCGTTTTTTATTTTTTCGGCTTCGCTATTATGTACGGCAAAGATGTAGGCGGCCTGCTTGGCACTAGCGGCTTCCTGCTAAGCGGCGACCTTTCTCATATTGTACTTAATATTTCCCATGAAACGTATTGGCTGTTCCAATGCGCCTTCGTTATCGCGGTCATCTCCATCGTATCCGGAGCCGTGGCTGAACGCATCCACTTCCGTGCCTACATTTTGCTGACGATCGCCATGACCGGACTCATTTATCCGCTAGCGGGCCACTGGGTATGGTCGACCGGCGGCTGGCTTGGCAAGCTTGGCATGATCGACTTTGCCGGTTCAGCTGTTATCCATGCCCTCGGCGGATTTGCCGCCCTGGCTGCAGCGATTTTCGTCGGGCCCCGCATTGGCAAGTTCAGCCCGGATGGCAAGGTGAACATCGTTTCGCCCTCCAATTTGCCGCTCGCATCCGTTGGCGCCTTCATCCTATGGTTCGGCTGGTTCGGCTTTAATGCCGGAAGTACGCTGAGCGCGACGAATACTTCGATCGGGCACATCGCCGTAACGACGATGCTTTCCGCCGCTGCAGGCGGTGCCACCTGCATATTGTTTACGATGTTTCGCTATAAAAAAGCCGATCCTCCGATGGTTATTAACGGGTCGCTAGCTGGCCTTGTCGGCATTACCGCTGGCTGTGCTTTCGTCTCTGACGGCGCTGCCATCTTCATCGGCGCGCTTTGCGGCATTATGATGGTTCTCGCTACCGAATACATGGAGAGCAAAAAAATCGATGATCCCGTCGGCGCCTTCGCCGTACACGGCATTAGCGGCAGCATTGGCACGCTGGCACTCGGGTTATTTGCCAAGCCAGAGCTCGCTAGCGAGGTCGGACAAGGCTATTACGGCTTATTTTATGGCGGCGGCTTGCATCTCCTTGGTGTACAAGCACTTGGCCTCATCACCGTATCTGCATGGGGCTTTGCATTGACGTGGGTCGTATTATGGCTCATTCGCAAAATCATGCCGGTTCGCGTCTCCAAAGACGAAGAGCTAATCGGTCTGGATGTTGGCATTCACGGCGTTCCCGCTTACAGCTACGATACGGATTTTCTTGATGTAGACCACCTGAAGAGCGGCAATTCATAG
- a CDS encoding 3D domain-containing protein, protein MVTSFFQYKKMLLAIAALVLLAICFKPFPGKTINQAAPLQHMPVVVAPDSVKLTAALAQEDRTETVKQQLAPQKPAYDKVKVVATGYTAGVESTGKRPGHPSYGITYSGVKVRRDMVSTIAADPKLFPIGSLLYIPGYGYGVVADTGSAIKGSRIDLYFETTADVFKQWGKRTVEVEVIRKGSGKLSQAWLNKINKAAEAGKGLPEAYLES, encoded by the coding sequence ATGGTTACAAGCTTTTTTCAATATAAAAAAATGCTGCTCGCAATTGCGGCGCTCGTATTGCTTGCGATCTGTTTCAAGCCTTTCCCGGGCAAGACGATTAATCAAGCAGCCCCGCTGCAGCATATGCCCGTAGTTGTCGCACCTGATTCGGTTAAGCTGACAGCGGCATTGGCTCAAGAAGATCGTACGGAAACCGTCAAGCAGCAGCTAGCGCCGCAAAAACCGGCGTATGATAAAGTGAAGGTCGTTGCAACGGGATATACAGCCGGAGTTGAATCAACGGGAAAGCGGCCCGGCCATCCGAGCTATGGCATTACGTATTCAGGCGTGAAGGTTCGCCGGGATATGGTTTCCACGATTGCAGCTGATCCGAAACTATTTCCGATTGGATCTCTGCTTTATATTCCCGGATATGGGTATGGCGTCGTCGCTGATACGGGATCGGCTATTAAAGGCAGCCGAATCGATTTGTATTTCGAGACGACGGCGGATGTATTCAAGCAGTGGGGCAAACGCACAGTGGAGGTTGAAGTCATTCGCAAAGGCAGCGGGAAGCTGTCTCAGGCTTGGCTAAATAAGATCAACAAGGCTGCGGAGGCAGGCAAAGGCTTGCCTGAGGCATATCTGGAATCGTAA
- the thrS gene encoding threonine--tRNA ligase: MAIKVTLPDGAIREYDAGTTIEEVAGSISSGLRKNAIAGKIDGKTVDVYTPINEDAKVEIVTLDSADGLEVYRHSTAHLMAQAIKRLYADVELKLGIGPVIEDGFYYDIDMEQSITPEDLVKIEKEMDKIVQQNLDIRRRVVSRDEAIAVFTDIGDTLKLELIRDLPVEAEITIYDQGEFFDLCRGPHLPSTGRIKAFKLLSVAGAYWRGDSKNKMLQRIYGTAFPKKAQLDEHLHFLEEAKKRDHRKLGRELKMFTFSREVGQGLPLWLPNGAKVRRTLERYIVDMEERLGYEHVYTPVLANVELYKTSGHWEHYSEDMFPKMVLDNEELVLRPMNCPHHMMVFKSDMRSYRDLPVRIAEMGTMHRYEMSGALTGLHRVRAMTLNDAHIFCRPDQIKEEFARVVNLIRKVYEDFGIKEYRFRLSYRDPQDTEKYFQNDEMWEMSQRMLREVVEELDLPFFEAEGEAAFYGPKLDVQIKTALGKEETLSTAQLDFLLPERFELEYIGEDGKKHRPVVIHRGIISTMERMTAFLLENFAGALPLWLSPIQAKVIPVSTVYEQYAREVAEKLQEAGIRVESDLRNEKLGYKIREAQIEKVPYMLVVGENEMQAGSVSIRKRGEGDIGAKSIAETAEMLEQEIKTKAL, encoded by the coding sequence ATGGCGATTAAAGTAACTTTGCCGGATGGCGCAATAAGGGAATATGATGCAGGAACAACAATTGAAGAGGTGGCTGGCTCGATCAGCAGCGGACTGCGCAAAAATGCAATCGCAGGTAAAATTGACGGGAAAACCGTGGATGTTTATACACCTATTAATGAAGATGCAAAGGTTGAAATCGTAACTTTGGATTCAGCTGACGGGCTGGAGGTTTACCGTCACAGCACAGCGCATTTGATGGCTCAAGCGATCAAGCGCCTGTATGCCGATGTAGAGCTTAAGCTAGGTATTGGCCCTGTTATTGAGGATGGCTTCTACTATGATATCGATATGGAACAGTCGATAACTCCGGAAGATTTGGTTAAAATCGAGAAGGAAATGGATAAAATTGTTCAGCAAAATCTCGATATCCGCCGCCGCGTCGTCAGCCGTGATGAAGCGATTGCCGTATTTACCGATATTGGCGACACGCTCAAGCTGGAGCTGATCCGCGACCTTCCTGTGGAAGCGGAAATTACTATTTATGATCAAGGCGAATTTTTCGACCTCTGCCGTGGGCCGCACCTTCCGTCTACAGGACGGATTAAAGCATTCAAGCTGCTCAGCGTAGCAGGCGCTTACTGGCGCGGTGATTCCAAAAATAAAATGCTTCAGCGTATTTACGGAACAGCGTTTCCGAAAAAAGCACAGCTCGATGAACATCTCCACTTCCTTGAGGAAGCGAAAAAACGCGATCACCGCAAGCTGGGACGCGAGCTGAAAATGTTCACGTTCTCGCGCGAGGTTGGCCAAGGCTTGCCGCTATGGCTGCCGAATGGCGCGAAAGTTCGCCGTACATTGGAGCGCTACATCGTGGATATGGAAGAACGTCTTGGCTATGAGCATGTTTATACGCCTGTTCTGGCTAACGTAGAGCTGTACAAAACATCCGGCCACTGGGAGCATTACAGCGAGGATATGTTTCCGAAGATGGTGCTGGATAATGAGGAGCTTGTGCTTCGCCCGATGAATTGCCCGCACCATATGATGGTTTTCAAAAGCGATATGAGAAGCTACCGCGACTTGCCGGTACGTATTGCCGAAATGGGAACGATGCACCGCTATGAAATGTCCGGAGCCTTGACGGGCTTGCACCGTGTTCGCGCGATGACGCTGAATGACGCGCATATTTTCTGCCGTCCGGACCAAATCAAGGAAGAGTTCGCGCGTGTGGTCAACCTCATTCGCAAAGTATATGAAGATTTTGGCATTAAGGAATACCGTTTCCGTCTATCGTACCGTGATCCGCAGGATACCGAGAAATATTTCCAAAATGATGAAATGTGGGAAATGTCGCAGCGCATGCTTCGCGAAGTTGTCGAGGAGCTTGACCTGCCATTTTTCGAGGCAGAAGGCGAAGCGGCTTTCTACGGTCCGAAGCTGGACGTTCAGATCAAAACCGCCCTGGGCAAAGAAGAGACGCTGTCCACAGCACAGCTGGACTTTCTGCTTCCAGAGCGCTTCGAGCTGGAATACATCGGCGAAGACGGCAAAAAGCACCGTCCAGTCGTTATTCACCGCGGCATCATCAGCACAATGGAGCGCATGACGGCATTCCTGCTGGAGAATTTTGCTGGCGCACTGCCGCTATGGCTGTCGCCGATTCAAGCGAAGGTTATTCCAGTTTCCACTGTATATGAGCAGTATGCGCGTGAAGTGGCTGAGAAGCTGCAGGAAGCGGGCATTCGTGTAGAAAGCGATCTTCGCAACGAGAAGCTTGGCTATAAAATTCGCGAGGCGCAAATTGAGAAAGTTCCTTATATGCTCGTAGTTGGCGAGAATGAAATGCAAGCAGGCTCGGTCTCAATCCGCAAGCGCGGCGAAGGCGATATTGGGGCAAAATCGATTGCCGAGACAGCGGAAATGTTAGAGCAAGAGATCAAAACAAAAGCGTTATAA